In Prionailurus viverrinus isolate Anna chromosome D1, UM_Priviv_1.0, whole genome shotgun sequence, the DNA window TTGTTTGAGCCCTCAGTGTTGAGACTGCAGTATCGAAGACCTGGTTTTATACtggagttttatttttgacaatgccCATTGTAAATGCACGCGCATTCTCCAGGGAAATTCACCACACTGAACagagcattttgtatttttttttttttttggagtgtaGACTGGGACTTCAGAAGTGCAATGCATTTTTCTCCAGTGAAACCTGATTCTACAAGTTTTCCTGCCAACCCACGGAGGCGCACTGCAGGGACCAGTGGTAATTGCTGATGAAAACTGATGAGTGGTTGGGGTGAGGTCAAAAAGTGCTCTGGGATTAATAAACACGCACTGAGAAGCAAGAGCAGGAGAAAAGATGTGTTTTCCTTCCAGGTGAGCTGGAGTTTAGTTTTGCCTCAATTTGTTTTCACAATATAGAGACGAAGATAAAGATTTTGTTGGTTGAGTATGTAGGTCTCGCATTACATCAAACAGAATTCAAATTCCGGGGACTAGTAGGGTTTGTAAGCCAGTGGTGTTTGAGAGGAACAAATCACCATTTGGATGCAAATGATTTTTCACTGCAGATGTGTATGTGTCTTCAGTCGTTGACTGGGAGATGGTATGTTCTTTCATTGTTAAGAAGTAAGGGTGTTTTAAGTAAGTTTACGTTCATTGTTTTAAGTAAGGGTGgatattttgttctatttcattttttctccttaacTATAGTAATCTACATAAATATACCTCAGAAATCATTTTTGGTAAGATTTTTGTATGAATGGCACTTCACTTTATCTTCTTGACCAATAATCATAAAGTCTGCTTAATGGCTTCCAAGAgctttcctttttgtgttttagGGAAAGTTCAGGTGCCAGGATGCAATGGAATTTTATCTGATGCAGCTTACCTGTGTTTCCCtatcaaatgttttcaaattaaacAAACTATGTATTGTAATActtacttttgaattttaatatttttactccTTATTAATAATGAATATTGTTTTtgtgaacaattttatttttaagtatttgaaataaagtttaaaatttaaaaacagtgtaTTGTgatttatattcaaataataatattGAGGGTGACATTTGAAACAATGAAGTAACACAGTTTTTCttgaggaaaatacaaaataaatttggtGAACTTCAGAATAAAGGGCAACAGAGTAGTGATAACGAGTATGATTTATCCTAATATAGGCTGAGACCATTTGTTTCTAGATATTTGAAGTGAATAGTAAGCCTTTTGAAAATATAGAATTTGAAAATCAGTGGTTTTTGACTCTTTTtgagaatcaaataaaatatggGCCTGTTTCTCAGAAAATTCACATTTGCATACCCTGAAAACTTTGGTCAGAGTGGTCGACTTGTCCAGAGCCAACAGGTAATGGCAGGAATGAGCTAGATCCTGCGTTCTTTTGTCCAGTGTTTTTTCTAATGGTGAtattgatggtgatgatgatgatgatgatgatgatacaaACATCAACAACGTCTGCCACTTAGCAAACAGGGTGTGGTAAGCAATGGCACATGGTTTTCTCATTGGATTCTTTCAAAGAGGGTACTGTTACCTCCATGTTGCACATGAGGTCACTGAAGCTCAGCTCAGCCAGAAAAGGGCAGGCCTGCAGCTCCACAATTTCCCCTCCACCTCTGTCCAGCTTACCTGTACACTACTCAGTCTTCTCTTCAGCATCCATGGATTTTCAAGCATCTCAGCACATCTTTGCTAGAGACCTCTGAGCTCCCTTCTGCTTAGAACAGAGATTCAGCCTGTCTGCTTCTGTGCAACCgtaccagctttttaaaaaaatatttttaagggtatttatttattttagaaagaaagggagaatgagtgggggaggggcacagagagagagaaagaatcccaagcaggttctgcactgtcagcatagagcccagtgcagggctcagccccacgaaccatgagatcatgacctgagctgaaatcaagatttggaccaTTAGCCAACTgattcacccaggtgccctgtaccagtttttaaaatattgaaatctgTTTGTACTTGTAGGCAAACAGCCTGTGTCCCCAAGTCTCCAGTACCCTTCCAACACTGGCAGCCCTGTCTCGTCCTCAAGGAACCCAGATCCAGCAAGTAACGGGTTAATACTAGCACATCAGGGGGCCTTAACAACTGCCTCAGCGCCATTTTCttccattgattttttaaaactctgctatccttgctttgctttgtttttccagttttgttgaaatataattgacaaacaAAATTGTAtatcaagtgtacaacataatagtTTAATACACATTGCAAAATATTTACCATAATCAAACTAATTAATGCATCTATCATTTCACATTGTTACCTTTCATTTTGGCGTGGTGAGGgtgcttaagatctactctcggaaatttcaagtgtacaatatggtATCATTAACTGTTGTCACCATGCTGTTCACTAGATCTTCAGGACTTACTCATCACAAAACTAAAAGTTTGTACCTTCTGACCAAGGATTTGAATATTACTCCTGCCTTTGAGAATGAAGCATCTCCTTACCCCTTAAGGCCCGGCTAAGTTCTGTATTGTTCCTGATACCCTTTCTAACTAGTTCAgcctatattttaaagaaatacgtATAGGATACCTTCTATGCACAGGCAGTGTGTGCCTGGCACTGGAGATACAGTGATGAACAGAGCAGTTTTTGCTCACAAAAAGCTAGGTGGAAGCACACATGAAGACAAGAGTAAGCCTAATAAATGCATCACCACACACTCTAGTAGATGTTATGAAGAAAAAGCACTAAGTTCAGTTTGAGTATAGTAAGACAATGGAATTTAAATTGGggggtcaggggcgcctgggtggcgcagtcggttaagcgtccgacttcagccaggtcacgatctcgcggtccgggagttcgagccccgcgtctggctctgggctgatggctcagagcctggagcctgtttccgattctgtgtctccctctctctgcctctcccctgttcatgctctgtctctctctgtcccaaaaataaataaacgttgaaaaaaaaaataaataaataaattggggggGTCAGAAAAAGCATCTAGGAAGAAGGAAACTTTAAGGAGAGATGGGTAGAATGGGTGATGTGGGGGCAAGTGTGGGGGGTTAGACCAAGAGCAGACTTCGCCCGTGGGAAGATTCTGAGGTGGAGAGCAGTTGGTGGAATCTAGGAACAGAAGAAAAGTCCCTCTGACAGGAGCAGATGGAGTGAATGCGAGGAAGGGGTTGTGTGTATTTGGAGAATCAGGCAGAAGCCTTATTACGCAGGACATGGCGGGTGGGGTAAAGACTTGACTATTACCCCGGTGCAAATGGAAACCTTTGAAGAGTTTTAGGCGGGCGATGGATGCCATCCAAGCCACGCCAGGAGTGGGGCATGACTGAAATGTTTTCAGAAGGTATACGTGGGAGGGGATTCGTCCAAGATTAAGAAGGGTCACGCATAAATATTTCAATGACGGAGtagtgatttaaaacatttttttatgtcaattatacatgACCTGCTGATTCATATGTCTCACTACCTTACACAACCGTGTCTAACCCTAGGCAGGAGGATGTGAAGGAGGTTCTGCAGCAGCAACATCTTCTCATGAATTTAGCATTTCTCTCCATgacagttttccttctttcttgtggaaagttccttttctccttggcttctctatgattgtttttcctctcttcatGGTGACAATGTATCTCTGCCTTCACAAAATACACACTGAGTTACTTGTAggccaagtttatttatttatttgagacagagagagagagagagagagcacgagcaggggaagggcagagcgagagggagagagagaatcctaagtaggctccacactgtcaatgcagagcactatgtggggcttgaacccatgaaccgtgagatcatgacctgagtcgaagtcagacacttaaccgactgagccactccgaTGCCCCCAAAGTTTGAAGCTTCTAATCAAGGCTTGCTCTCTCGGGTGACCAGCCCCCATGCTGAAGTCATCCAGGGCTTCTCAATAGAACAAAAGACTCTCCTAGCACCCTTATCACTCAAGAAATGCCAGGAGTTTTAGGACCTCTATGCCAGAAccggggacaaagaccaaatatcttCCTCTGACAccacattcatattttttaatggttaaaaattGATGATTTGGTCATCTTTAATATGTACATCCACACCCCTCCTCTTTTGGTTATCACCATACATTTTGGATGGCACTTCGAGCAGTCTTTTCCACATTTTAGAGTTGTCTTGGACACAACATCTCTTCAGCTAAGGTCAATATAACAAAGGAGACTTAGAGATATTTTagtccaatttttaaattttaccactATATTCCAggttaacaaaaagaaaactgttatTGCAAGGATACCTTGCACTATACAATTTCAAATTTGTCACCAACTGCTTCCAGTATACAATTTCACTTTCTGTAACTCTCCTGTCCTGCCCCTTGCCCCGTTCTACAGTAGGACAATAAGTTCCCTAAAGACGGGgctcttcttttgttctttttcaggtcCCATAATATTTATTGTGgatcttggattttattttcttttttgttttttaatttgagagagaaagtgcatttgattggggagaggggaagagagagagagagagagggaaaatcccaagctggttccacaccgagcatggagcctgatgcatggcttgatcccacaaccctgggaccatgacctgagccaaaatcaaaagtcagacattcaaccaaccgagtcacccagggaCTGCCAAGGATGTTGGATTTTCAATTAACACTTACTGATGGGTCCCCTGAAATAGCCTATTAATAGAGGAATTAAGCCAGAGATTCAAGGGATCTTTATCCTTAAGCTGTACATACTCACAagccttttttttctccatgtttatttatttttgagtaagagagcatgcgtgggggagggacagagagagagggacagaggatccaaagccacctctgcactcacagcagcaAGTTTCAtctagggctcaaactcatgaactgtgagatcatgacttgagcccaagtcagacactcaagcaactgagccaccgaggagccccaTATCTGCCAGCCTTTTTAAAGGGGTGTTATTGAtaacttttctttcctattctaaaaataataatttaaatgaatatacatttaCTGGATTGATATCTAGAGACAGAATGAGGTATTGGTTCTCTTAGTAATAAATGTGCTGTATTAGATGTTTCTTGACAGAACTAGGTTTGGGAAAATGTAATATCACTTATGGCAAATTCCAAGTCAAAAGGCAATGTTCTATGGTAGAGTAGAATTTGGTGGTGTATAAATCATTTGGAATTCCTGTGACTGTGGGTTAGAATGGCTGCCTATTCAAGCTAAGTTTACCAAGAAATGCCCAAGAGTGGTACAGAAATAGACAAGTCCTAGGTGGTCTCACAGAGAGAACTGTGTCCATGctgagagaggaagggcagaatgATCTCCTCCATCATATGAGTCCAGTAGGGACCCAGGAAGCAGCTGAGAGAAAGCTAGATATAATGATGTCTGGTGGTTAAGGCTGAGATACAACTCAGGAGTCATCATGAAGCTGATAACCTTGGCCCTGTGGGGGTGTGGGTATTGTAGCAGAAGCCAGTGACAAGGGATGGTGACCCTTAAGGACCAAATGCTTCAACCCTACTCATTCCCACTTCTGGAAACCCAGTATTATGTTTCTCCCTGGAACCTGGATAAAAAGCTGGGTAAAGAGGGTAGACCctaaatttattgaaattaaatttccAACACACAGTAAAGGGGATGCATAATACAATGTGAGTTATAGAAAAATACAGATGGTTTTGTCTCTTGTACTGCTGAGTATATAAGCAGAGATTTGTAAGTGCTATGGCCATCAAGGAGGTAATGGGGTTCAGAACAGCCTTCCTGAGAGAGAAGGTATCTGAACTGAGATGTAGAGTGGATAGGAATGGCCCAGATAGCCTAGGATATTAGCAGGAGTTATAAAGCACCAGAGGAAAGGCATGCCCAGCAGAAGGGATGGGTTGCTCAAAAGCTCAGTTTAGCATTTTTGGAGATTGAATACAAAATGCAAAGAGTAGTGaaacaggagggggaggggacagggcaaACGGTATGAATGCAGTTGTATGTGACTTTATTTTACCGATGAAAACCTCAGGGAGCTGGCCCCTTGCTTTAGGGTCATGCCATTCCATACTCCCTTTGTTTACTATGTTTTAACCAGACTGGCCTTTCAGTTCCTCAAATGTGATAAGCTTCATCTCACCCCAAGGACTTCAGACCTTTTCCTTATGCTTCCTCTCTTTCTAAGACATTCAGTCCCTTAAAATGGTCACGTTGGAAAGCcaaatgcttatttattgatATTATTCCATGTAAGCAGTTTCCAGACTTATCTTTAGGACATATTTATGAGCCATATCAGAAAGACCATTTGTACTCagactttctgttttctttttctttttaacctaaaGTGGTAATACTGAGAGTTATACCCTACTAGGGCTTTGGATGACATTTGTCTGTTTCCAGAGATGTTTCCTACTCTATCTCTAATGGTGGAAGAGGGACAGTTGTTAAGTGTCTTCAAAGGAATGAACCATAGGACCCGAAGGTGACTGAAGTGTGAGTTCTATAAATGTTTTAAGCAAAGGCAGTATATCATTAGAATAAGTGAATCCTTTTCTAATGTGGTCCATTTGAATGTTTGCATGTGCTTATCAGAACAGAAACTTCATCATCTTTAATGTCAGCTGCTGAATTCACTTAGGACTTAAAAAGACCTAATTCTACTAAAAAATATGGTAGTAAAACCAAAGTATTTGCTTTCGTGACACATActcatataacacacacacacacacacacacacacacacacacacacactctaaaagTAGCTATGCTGTTGGCATCTGAGTTTAACTATAGAACCCAGTGAGTTAAGAATTAAATCACTTAGATTATCATTGACTACAAAATAAATATGGTAATAATTCTTCAGCTACTCAGTCACTATAGATGAGTTAAGGGAATGTATCTACCTCTTGAAGAAATAACCCTTTTGAACTCTGTAAAGGATATTTCAGTTCTAACTTACGACACTACCtatgaacaacagaaaaaagaaatcaaagtagagtgatcctgagaaaattaaatagTATAATTTTGTCCTTAATTGGGTAACTATGCATATTAATGATGAGAAATCGATAtaaacaaaagacattttaatgctttattgGTTTTacataaatgacaaaaacaacaaaaaatcaaagcaaaggTATAGCAAATGGTTCAAAAGGAGTATTCATTAAGCAACATTACTGAAACAAACAACAGGATTTAATTCATCCAAGTCAGTTTTAGTAGCTAAGACATGGAACTGGTAGCAGATGAACTTGTATTCCAGGGATTTATCTCCTGTACGGTCATGTGCCCCCTAAATCTGGCAATAGAACTTCACACACTGTGGACTTTCAATGAATACTGATGAATAGGAAGCTGTGGCTTAAGCTCTTAGGATAAAGTAAGATGCTTTTCTAGAAAAATACTCCAAAAGGAAAGACATTTATTTCTAAGGTCATCTAATTATCAGTTGATGTCTTAAAGCCTCAAAGTGAACAGTCTTTTTTAACTCTCTTTCTAGAAAGTATCTAATTGAACCATAGCAAGTTCATTGATTTTGCAATTTTCATTGGCATCCAACCCCACATGTCAaccagacacatacacacacaaatttatttttccccacttAAGATCTTATACCTATTAACTTTAGAAcattcttcaacttcttttatttgggggaaataatACTATTGTTCTTTATGAGATTTTAACTGGTGGTCTTTTCTTAGCGTGCTCTGACTTATTCCCTTTTCCCAGACTGCTAAGTAGCAGTGGACTTCAGTTTTCATTAAATCTCTCAAAGAATTGGTTCGAGAAATTGGCGTTGGTCCATCATCTGTGCACCagacagggcagagagggggaatcCTCTGAAGAAAGTCATGCAGGTAACTTGATAAAATATAACAAACTTGATGTAGagtccttttctcctccttcatgtCAATGGAGACTATGTTACAGCTTAAATAAGCTTTATGGAACTTTTTCTGTTCATAGACATAATCAAGAGACCAGTTTAGAGTTAGAGACATATAAAGAGTACTAGCATGGGATACAGGTGatcttggttttaatttttggCCAACCACCAAATTATTATATTGtgcaaaataattcatttaatccctTTGGGTGTTAGTTTCTTTACTGGCTTAATTTTGTCTTAACTACTCTATAGCTTatttgttatgaaaaattatatgaaggATATAAACATATCTTGATTATTACTACCGTCTCTGTATTGAAGATTGCTTGAATGAAAAAATTCAGGTCAGAAATTCTCATTTAAGATAACCTTTGACTAAAGTTTTTTCAAGCATTTAGCATTGTATTATGAGCACTTTCCCCTGGCACTTGATTCATAAGACTAAAAGAAAACACGGACAttttcaataaacaaaaatagaaatataattttcatcaTTGTTATGATTctttaaaacaagttaaaaaatttgATGTACTTGAATTTGGAAGACATTTGTGAAACTAATCAAACAGCCTTCTAAGAAAAGATTTCTTGGCAGGAGTAAAAATTTTCCCAGAACCTTTTTTGTGGAGGGATTTCAGTGGAGGCTTTTTTAAGGGTAGGACTCTTTTGGGGGTTTGTAGTGCTCTTGCTATCTTCACATGCTCATTGCAGTAATACTTGTTGCTTCCTTCCGATAGATGGATGAGTGTGCGTTCTGCCAGATCCATGCATTGGGCATGGACCCAGTGCCCATCTCCATGAGAGCAGTAGATCATGGCAGGTTTGTTGAGCTCAGTTGAATAAAATGGTACCCAAGTATTGATATCCACATCACAAGTAGCGCAGCATGTGATCCAGTAGCCTGTCTCAGACTCATCTTCTTCATCGTCTTCGTTATAGGTGTCAAAttcatcatcaccatcaaaaCTATTTGCTTCTGCACTGAAACAAAATTCTTCTGAGTCTTCAAAGGGAGTGGAGTCCCCTGGGTCTTCTGTTGATGTCTGACTATTTGTGAGTGTTTTCTGATCTTCATTCACATCATCTTCAGCacatttcaacatataaaaatagaatgcCTCTGAAGAAGCCTGTTTATTGTCTCCTGGTATGCCaaggaaaacatttccatttcccATGTTGCTCCCAAACCAGATCTTGCTGTGCTTAATATCTGGGGTCCAATCTGGGGTCTCCATCTCACGAATTTCTATCTTGTTGTCCACAAAAGAGACAATGTTGCAGACCATTCTCTTTTGATTTTCAAGCTGATAGCCACCAACAATAACAAATTCATCACTGTTTGTTTGAGTCAGGATCGCACTGGAGACAGAGATTCCTCCTGGCAATACTGTGCAATTCACAGCTGGGCTACCCAGTGGGAGATCAACCTTTATGCTGTATAGGTTGGCAGGGCGGATGTTATTGGCAAGTGAGTGTCCTCCTaaaatataaatggtatcatTTCTGGCAATGGAGACATGAAAAGATAACCCATCCTGAAGTTCTGGCAGAATGTATGATGTAGAGCACCCAAATTCAAAATCTACCAGGAAAACATGGGGCAGACAGTCAGCTACACTATTCCATTTTTCTGTGATTCTTTGGGCAGAAGGCATGTATGACCGTCCTCCAAAGAGAACACCCATACTTCTCCCTCGACTATACACCACATCAATGGAATGACCATATCTGGCTTCAGGAACATCTCCTACCAAGTCTTTCTCTGTGCAGCAAAAAGtaacttttttgttgttcttgccAACAACAGACATGACATAAATCTTATCTGAAAGCTCATTATTTGGTGTTTTCCCTCCATGGATGATATATTGATGCTTTTCAGACTCTAAGCTGCCTCTGAAGATGCAAGTGGCTGGGTAACGAAGAGGAGGAAGGTAGCAGGAATCCTTAGAGAAAACTGCAGGCTTCAGTTTGAGATGGTTATGCTTTACATCAAAGTGGAAAACTCCAGTGGGGCAGGATCTCTTGGGCCAGCCTTTTTGGCCAAAGAAGAAAACTTGCCCATCAAAATTCATCAGTGAGAAGCCTGGTTGTATTAAGGCTGTATTATTACTGACTGTTATCATCTGTAGTGACATATTTTCTGATAGTGGATGGATCTTTTATCTGAAAGAAttacacacacaaaattactgTATCTCTTCATATAAGTCATTATGTTTGCATCACCTTACATGTAAAacgcttatttaaaaaaagttcttccaCAAGCTTGTAGAGGGACTGAATTAGCAAAGTCCAGGCAGCTAGGTAAGTAATAAAGAGCCACAGAACCTTCCTTCCTAATAGGATCCAAGCAGTTGGGACATGTTTTCGACATGGACCATCCTCCCTTAGATTTCTGGGAATTGTAGtcctatccccccccccctcacagattcacccccctcccccccttcacaGATTCACCGCTTGTCGGCCGaaagaactacatttcccaggaatCCGTTCTCTATGGGATGCGTGGTTGGAGACAGTTTCTGTTGCTCCAGGAGAAGCGACTCCTGGGATG includes these proteins:
- the RAG2 gene encoding V(D)J recombination-activating protein 2, which codes for MSLQMITVSNNTALIQPGFSLMNFDGQVFFFGQKGWPKRSCPTGVFHFDVKHNHLKLKPAVFSKDSCYLPPLRYPATCIFRGSLESEKHQYIIHGGKTPNNELSDKIYVMSVVGKNNKKVTFCCTEKDLVGDVPEARYGHSIDVVYSRGRSMGVLFGGRSYMPSAQRITEKWNSVADCLPHVFLVDFEFGCSTSYILPELQDGLSFHVSIARNDTIYILGGHSLANNIRPANLYSIKVDLPLGSPAVNCTVLPGGISVSSAILTQTNSDEFVIVGGYQLENQKRMVCNIVSFVDNKIEIREMETPDWTPDIKHSKIWFGSNMGNGNVFLGIPGDNKQASSEAFYFYMLKCAEDDVNEDQKTLTNSQTSTEDPGDSTPFEDSEEFCFSAEANSFDGDDEFDTYNEDDEEDESETGYWITCCATCDVDINTWVPFYSTELNKPAMIYCSHGDGHWVHAQCMDLAERTLIHLSEGSNKYYCNEHVKIARALQTPKRVLPLKKPPLKSLHKKGSGKIFTPAKKSFLRRLFD